A genome region from Colwellia sp. Arc7-D includes the following:
- a CDS encoding MFS transporter → MQKTFKSLFSLFLSCFILLSGIGLINVLLPVRMNLDGLSTEVIGIVLSLYYVGLLIGALYSTSLIKRAGHIRMFAGCVSLGAASILLCSLHSDAALWGAMRVVMGFCIACAFTAMESWLSDSSSKETRGQVLAIYNAVVLAGLFGGQFLINVASAKDNMLFVIAGILMCIAVIPVVMSRHAGPILEEFSSMSLRLLYKRSPLGVVSCLISGMLYSAIFNLLPVFARGVDITGFQLSLYMGAAIFGAFILQFPVGYLSDRFDRRTVLLVMLIISASAGISITILASLGIIWAVFLATAITCGIIACTYPLSISEALDRLRQSEMVSAMSSMILAFAVGGILGPYSASLMMDKFGGSALFYFLAFIQLSLACFVIYRMTVRSSLPIDEQEQFVMQGSVITSAVELDPRTEYHEPQHLPRAVVKTSLMVAEADPELAIDLCVALAKIKLGRGLAVAKALVVLPNINAVNLYQTLSNALPEHSVKLKAALVSVKPELADELAKVTPTNLS, encoded by the coding sequence GTGCAAAAAACCTTTAAATCGCTGTTTTCTCTATTTTTAAGTTGCTTCATTTTATTGTCAGGTATTGGCTTGATTAACGTATTATTGCCAGTAAGAATGAATTTAGACGGCTTAAGCACTGAAGTTATTGGTATTGTTTTATCACTCTATTATGTCGGTTTGCTCATCGGCGCACTTTACAGCACGAGTTTAATCAAAAGAGCCGGACATATTCGTATGTTTGCTGGCTGTGTTTCATTAGGTGCAGCAAGTATATTACTGTGTAGTCTACATTCAGATGCTGCACTTTGGGGCGCAATGCGCGTAGTTATGGGCTTTTGTATTGCTTGTGCATTTACGGCTATGGAAAGTTGGTTAAGTGATAGTTCGAGTAAAGAAACTCGCGGGCAAGTATTGGCAATATACAATGCAGTAGTATTGGCAGGGCTGTTCGGTGGGCAGTTTCTTATTAATGTGGCTAGTGCTAAAGATAATATGCTTTTTGTTATTGCAGGCATATTAATGTGTATCGCGGTTATTCCGGTTGTAATGAGTCGTCATGCGGGTCCGATACTCGAAGAGTTTAGTTCGATGTCGTTGCGTTTGTTATATAAACGCTCGCCTCTTGGCGTTGTGAGTTGTTTGATCTCCGGCATGCTTTATTCTGCCATTTTCAATTTATTGCCTGTGTTTGCAAGAGGGGTCGATATTACGGGCTTTCAACTCTCACTTTACATGGGCGCAGCTATATTTGGTGCGTTTATTTTACAGTTTCCTGTTGGGTATTTGTCTGATCGTTTCGATCGTCGAACTGTGTTACTTGTTATGTTGATAATATCGGCGAGTGCTGGCATTAGCATAACAATATTAGCGTCTTTGGGAATTATATGGGCGGTATTTTTAGCCACAGCTATTACGTGTGGCATTATTGCTTGTACTTATCCGTTAAGTATTTCTGAAGCGCTAGATAGATTACGACAAAGCGAGATGGTTTCTGCTATGTCATCAATGATTTTAGCGTTTGCAGTAGGCGGTATTCTAGGGCCATATTCAGCATCTTTGATGATGGATAAGTTTGGTGGTTCGGCTTTGTTTTATTTCTTGGCCTTTATTCAGTTGTCATTAGCTTGTTTTGTTATCTATAGAATGACAGTTCGCTCGTCATTGCCGATAGATGAGCAAGAGCAATTTGTTATGCAAGGTTCGGTTATTACTTCTGCTGTTGAACTTGATCCCCGTACTGAGTATCACGAACCTCAACATTTACCTCGTGCTGTAGTAAAAACATCACTTATGGTGGCAGAAGCTGACCCTGAACTTGCCATCGATTTGTGTGTAGCGTTAGCAAAAATTAAATTAGGGCGTGGGTTAGCAGTGGCAAAAGCACTCGTGGTATTACCTAATATTAATGCGGTAAACTTATACCAAACACTCAGTAACGCTTTACCTGAACATTCAGTAAAATTAAAAGCCGCTTTAGTGTCAGTTAAACCTGAACTTGCAGATGAGTTAGCGAAAGTAACACCGACGAATTTATCATAA